A window of the Coprobacter fastidiosus genome harbors these coding sequences:
- a CDS encoding chloride channel protein: MGKDWFLKLLVWREKNIKEKNFILILSFIIGILAAGAALILKYLIHFIQNLLTEHFSISDANYLYLVYPIIGILLSGLYVRYIVKDDISHGITRILYAISQRKSRLKPQNMYTSVVASSITIGFGGFVGAEAPIVYTGAAIGSNIGSAFRLDTRVLMLLVGCGASASIAGIFKAPIAGLLFTLEILMMDLTTTSVMPLLISSATAATVAYIFTGPTAQFSFVQTEPFIAERIPYVIILGIFCGFVSLYFTRVMNWLEGKFRKLGNPWKKFGLGSIILSLSIFLLPPLYGEGYESITRLLSGHPDVITDGSIFYPWRDNFWVVFMTLALIVLLKVFATSATNGGGGVGGTFAPSLYLGCMGGFLFAYTINHFEMVVPLSEKNFALMGMAGVMSAVMHAPLMALFLTAELTGGYDLFLPLMITSTVAFGTIRIFEPHSIYTMRLAKKGELLTHHKDKAVLTLLKMDSVIEKDFLIVHPEMSLGDMVKVISQSHRNIFPVTNHRNQLLGIVLLDDIRNIMFRPELYNRMFVRKFMIAPPGKIEVGMTMEKVMKIFDETNAWNLPVVENDQYVGFVSKSKIFNSYRRVLVHYSQD; encoded by the coding sequence ATGGGAAAAGATTGGTTCTTAAAGCTTCTTGTCTGGCGGGAAAAAAATATAAAGGAAAAAAACTTTATCTTAATTCTCAGCTTCATTATCGGTATTTTAGCTGCAGGAGCTGCTCTTATACTAAAATATCTGATACATTTTATACAAAATTTGCTCACCGAACATTTTTCTATCAGTGACGCCAACTACTTATACCTGGTATATCCGATTATAGGTATTCTGCTTTCAGGCCTATACGTACGATATATTGTTAAAGATGATATCAGTCATGGTATAACTCGCATATTATATGCTATCTCACAACGTAAAAGTCGATTAAAACCGCAGAACATGTACACCTCGGTAGTAGCAAGTTCTATTACGATAGGATTCGGAGGATTTGTCGGAGCCGAAGCGCCTATCGTATATACGGGGGCAGCTATAGGTTCGAACATTGGTAGTGCCTTCAGACTGGATACCCGTGTGCTTATGCTTCTTGTCGGATGCGGAGCATCTGCCAGTATAGCCGGAATTTTCAAAGCACCTATTGCAGGTCTGCTATTTACTCTGGAAATACTCATGATGGACTTGACCACAACATCGGTTATGCCATTACTTATCTCCTCTGCAACAGCGGCTACCGTTGCTTATATTTTTACCGGACCGACGGCTCAGTTTAGTTTCGTCCAGACAGAGCCTTTCATTGCTGAGAGAATTCCGTATGTTATTATCTTGGGAATTTTCTGCGGTTTCGTTTCTCTCTACTTTACCAGAGTCATGAACTGGCTCGAAGGGAAATTCCGTAAACTCGGAAATCCTTGGAAAAAGTTCGGATTAGGTTCTATAATCTTAAGTTTATCTATTTTCTTACTTCCTCCCCTTTACGGTGAAGGTTATGAATCTATCACTCGATTGCTCAGCGGACATCCTGATGTTATCACAGACGGTAGTATTTTTTATCCGTGGAGAGATAATTTTTGGGTCGTTTTTATGACTTTAGCTTTAATCGTGCTGCTTAAAGTATTCGCAACGAGTGCGACAAACGGAGGAGGTGGCGTCGGAGGAACATTTGCCCCAAGCCTTTATCTCGGTTGTATGGGAGGCTTTCTGTTTGCCTATACGATCAATCACTTCGAAATGGTAGTTCCTCTATCCGAAAAAAACTTCGCTCTTATGGGAATGGCCGGAGTCATGTCGGCAGTAATGCATGCTCCGTTAATGGCTCTTTTCCTCACGGCCGAACTAACCGGAGGATATGATCTTTTCCTTCCGCTAATGATCACCTCTACCGTAGCATTCGGCACAATCAGAATTTTCGAACCACACAGTATATACACTATGCGTCTGGCCAAAAAAGGAGAGCTTCTTACTCATCATAAAGATAAAGCCGTATTGACATTATTAAAAATGGACAGCGTTATAGAAAAAGATTTTCTCATAGTGCACCCCGAAATGAGTTTAGGGGATATGGTAAAAGTTATATCTCAATCGCATCGAAACATATTCCCGGTTACGAATCATCGCAATCAATTACTCGGTATCGTACTATTAGATGATATAAGAAACATCATGTTCCGTCCGGAACTATACAATCGCATGTTTGTCCGAAAATTCATGATCGCGCCTCCGGGAAAAATCGAAGTGGGTATGACAATGGAAAAAGTGATGAAAATATTCGATGAAACAAACGCTTGGAATCTTCCGGTCGTAGAGAACGATCAATACGTCGGATTTGTTTCAAAATCGAAGATATTCAATTCATACCGGCGTGTATTAGTACATTATTCTCAAGATTAA
- a CDS encoding RagB/SusD family nutrient uptake outer membrane protein: MMRRIYKILFWIALAGFQGCSFLEVEKFGKSDIETFFSDVDGLRSGLAGSYRLLYNFYDGEFSEYPEVAADMLYLSNSEGVSIADQYNYTSDPAQETGAVGYIWRDGLEIIGNVNNILQYAPDLKEKYPGNAAEIELIRAQALYIRALVHLNLCCCYGQHYTYTPDASHWGVPNLSILPSANDPVLRASVYDVYNKRIIPDLEEAIGIFGSTTMDCYHASATACEALLARVYLYMEQWQKASDYATTVIAKVPLTSYENYVNMYVNIETGSEAIFRLNGFRASKDLWKFYDPVSPIARPADTLYTFFDQPDDIRLELLYATKDEVKTKACRKFYVAKDVVEDDKHYDPFVSRVSEMYLIRAEANCYLPGGETTAANDIKALQARALGKQPSEINLVYSSVEDLLKLVEKERIKELCFEGHRLFDITRKKQNMVRESSTNSIVKIKTYPNDWFVLPIPMDEIEANPEIQLNPGVNY; this comes from the coding sequence ATGATGAGAAGAATATATAAAATTTTGTTTTGGATTGCTCTTGCCGGTTTTCAGGGATGCAGTTTCCTGGAAGTAGAAAAATTCGGTAAAAGCGATATAGAAACCTTTTTTTCGGATGTTGACGGATTACGGTCCGGATTGGCGGGCTCTTATCGTTTGTTGTATAATTTCTATGACGGAGAATTTTCTGAATATCCTGAGGTTGCAGCAGATATGTTGTATTTATCTAATTCAGAAGGAGTAAGTATTGCCGATCAGTATAATTATACTTCCGATCCGGCTCAGGAAACCGGCGCTGTGGGGTATATCTGGAGAGATGGATTGGAGATAATAGGGAATGTAAATAATATATTGCAATATGCTCCCGATTTGAAAGAAAAATATCCGGGAAATGCGGCAGAGATAGAACTTATTCGGGCTCAGGCTCTCTATATCCGGGCATTAGTTCATCTAAACCTTTGCTGCTGTTATGGCCAACATTATACTTATACGCCTGATGCCTCACATTGGGGAGTCCCCAATCTCTCTATTTTGCCCAGTGCGAATGACCCCGTGTTGCGGGCTTCGGTATATGATGTTTATAATAAACGTATTATCCCGGATTTGGAAGAGGCTATAGGAATTTTCGGATCTACGACAATGGATTGTTATCATGCTTCTGCAACAGCATGTGAAGCTTTGCTTGCCAGAGTATATCTTTATATGGAGCAGTGGCAAAAAGCAAGTGACTATGCGACAACGGTTATTGCTAAAGTTCCTTTAACCTCGTATGAAAATTATGTCAATATGTATGTTAATATAGAAACTGGGAGTGAGGCTATATTCCGGTTAAACGGTTTTCGGGCTTCAAAAGATCTGTGGAAATTTTATGATCCTGTGTCTCCTATCGCTCGTCCGGCAGATACATTATATACCTTTTTTGACCAACCTGACGATATTCGTCTCGAATTGCTTTATGCTACAAAAGATGAAGTTAAAACTAAAGCATGCCGTAAATTTTATGTAGCTAAAGATGTGGTTGAGGATGACAAGCATTATGATCCGTTCGTTTCGAGGGTGTCGGAGATGTATTTGATTAGAGCGGAGGCCAATTGTTATCTTCCCGGAGGAGAAACAACTGCGGCAAATGACATCAAAGCATTGCAGGCAAGGGCTTTAGGAAAACAGCCTTCGGAAATTAATTTAGTTTATAGCAGTGTTGAAGATTTACTGAAATTAGTTGAGAAAGAACGTATTAAAGAGCTTTGTTTTGAGGGGCATAGATTGTTTGATATTACTCGGAAAAAACAAAATATGGTGCGTGAATCAAGTACGAATTCTATCGTAAAAATAAAAACTTATCCTAATGATTGGTTTGTGTTACCTATACCTATGGATGAGATTGAGGCCAATCCCGAGATACAGCTTAATCCGGGAGTTAATTATTGA
- a CDS encoding sugar transferase — MKQKLQIAKYFVGDIISVSLAWFLFNLFRYHLLNIQYSFGSLSGYLNSSKIIEGQIIFPCIFLFIFYLSGYYNHPFLKSRLGEFFTTFLSTLLCTFIVFFVALLNDQSHVYTSYKLILGLFGILFTCVYTCRAIITQRATFRIHNRIWGFNTLIIGAGKKAQNLVYELNHMQKSMGYKIIGYVRTDDQQECISSDLPIFTFSELPEKIKEFSIEELIIAQEHHNRKNMHKLINSLYPLGLPIQIEASEYEMLTSRIKLSNIYGTPFIDISICSLSDCQKNIKRLLDVILSVLALIILSPLFLFLAIKIKTGSKGPVIFKQQRIGYRRKEFTLYKFRTMVNNAEKNGPALSNENDSRITPFGHVMRKYRLDELPQFWNVIKGDMSIVGPRPERKYFIDQLIRRAPYYSLLHQVRPGITSWGMVKFGYARNIDEMIKRLKYEILYLENMSLLVDLKIIIYTVKTVLTGKGI, encoded by the coding sequence ATGAAACAAAAACTACAAATAGCAAAATATTTCGTAGGCGACATCATTTCGGTCAGCCTTGCTTGGTTTTTGTTCAATTTGTTCCGTTACCATTTGCTAAATATACAATATTCATTCGGATCTTTATCGGGCTATTTAAATTCGTCTAAAATAATAGAGGGACAGATAATCTTTCCCTGTATATTTCTTTTTATTTTTTATTTATCCGGATACTATAATCATCCTTTCCTCAAATCCCGGTTAGGCGAATTTTTCACGACATTTCTTTCTACGCTGCTCTGTACTTTTATCGTTTTCTTTGTAGCTCTGCTTAACGACCAATCTCACGTCTATACCAGTTATAAATTAATTTTAGGACTATTCGGCATACTGTTTACTTGTGTATATACTTGTCGGGCCATTATCACACAACGAGCGACATTCCGAATACATAATCGGATATGGGGTTTCAATACTTTGATTATCGGGGCAGGTAAGAAAGCTCAAAATTTGGTCTATGAACTGAATCACATGCAAAAATCTATGGGATACAAAATTATCGGGTATGTAAGAACCGATGACCAACAAGAATGTATTTCCTCTGATTTACCGATATTTACATTCTCTGAACTTCCTGAAAAGATCAAAGAATTTTCTATAGAAGAACTTATCATCGCTCAAGAACATCATAATCGCAAAAATATGCATAAACTGATCAACAGTTTATACCCTCTCGGGCTACCGATACAGATAGAGGCCAGCGAATACGAAATGTTGACATCCCGTATAAAATTATCAAATATATACGGAACACCATTTATCGATATAAGTATATGTTCTCTTTCTGACTGCCAGAAAAACATTAAAAGATTATTAGACGTAATTTTATCGGTACTCGCTCTAATCATACTCTCCCCTCTATTCTTATTTCTGGCGATAAAAATAAAAACCGGATCGAAAGGGCCTGTTATCTTCAAACAACAGCGCATCGGCTACAGAAGAAAAGAATTTACTCTTTACAAATTTCGGACGATGGTAAACAATGCCGAAAAAAACGGTCCGGCACTATCGAATGAGAATGACTCCCGCATAACCCCTTTCGGTCACGTCATGCGCAAATACAGACTGGATGAATTACCCCAATTCTGGAACGTCATAAAAGGAGACATGTCTATTGTAGGTCCACGCCCCGAAAGAAAATATTTTATAGACCAACTGATACGCCGTGCCCCCTATTACAGTCTATTGCATCAAGTTCGTCCGGGAATAACATCATGGGGAATGGTTAAATTCGGCTATGCGCGTAATATAGATGAAATGATAAAACGACTCAAATATGAGATTCTTTACCTTGAAAACATGTCTTTATTAGTTGATTTGAAAATTATTATTTACACAGTAAAAACAGTACTTACAGGGAAAGGTATTTAA
- a CDS encoding SusC/RagA family TonB-linked outer membrane protein produces MRRFLYHLLIIILLLSVNQSVEAQEAGVRKVTGVVIDTERSPVVGASILVQETKKGTVTDMDGKFTISVPADKATLVFSFIGMESETIIVTKQTDLKVVLKNNDHQIGEVVVQGAYGTIQKRSDMVGSAFQVGSKELKYLPAGRVDDMLDGLIPGMRIEPNTDSPSVRTRNNVRIRGDGSLNASSEPMWIVDGVPVYTGTATNIIEGMNTSISPLSFLNPDDIESITVLKDASATAIYGVNASNGVILITTKKGHSGKTVLNATVQYGVSFLNESTRFKTTNSSQYLELAREAWLNGGEKNLDYFPYTDNPHDSYSTTNTNWHDLLFGNGQTLQVNVSASGGSERMSNRLSASYYQEDQIEKGNRQQRITLRSVTNVQIHPKFSSSVTLGVSYNPNNLFAVSKSYYQLLPIFSPYDMDGTTYRLYDNIIDGTTTDSFGNVVPNWKKKKLFNSLAYRAENSDKQRAVQAEGNFSLKYDIIQGLNATVQFGVNYLNNHGASYDARTNWAGMDSNGEGIGYARREESNVLTWVNVYRVNLDRRFGKHGVNSVVGIELKNVSRDSHSASGSGFMNDFIQEVGYAEQDSRLGSSSSDITRNLSYFFSAGYNWASRYYLTVSGRRDGSSDFGKFARWANSASIGASWNIHNEPFYSWDFMDVLKLKGSYGNMNNSRSSVSAKGAYNYSDSYFYDNRLGAVMSEPPNPGLTWETTYKTNVSIRARFLERFDMELEYYRNVTENMLSKLGVSRAVGSTRIYRNAGSMRNQGVEFNMNTVNIRMKDFEWTTDFNIAHNKNKILELYSDTEVGRITNVWRKGEDKNVYYLVRWAGVDPRDGSPLWYDKNGNITRSFSYDNRVPYKTSSPTVYGGFHNTFRWKDLLLRVNMTYSIGGYLLSSFMSGSLDDGRSVLSYNQPIEALDRWQNPGDLAVNPKFVNNNPSKSSMYSTRYLYKATYFELKNIVLTYNLPKSICKKMNMSGCTLSLIGDNVAIFTPDQKKGKNSYKTLMNGFPMTTTYSVSLGVSF; encoded by the coding sequence ATGCGAAGGTTTTTATATCATTTACTGATTATAATTTTGTTATTGTCGGTAAATCAAAGTGTAGAAGCTCAAGAGGCTGGAGTCAGAAAGGTGACAGGTGTTGTTATTGATACTGAACGTAGTCCAGTTGTCGGGGCTTCGATTCTTGTGCAAGAAACCAAGAAGGGAACTGTTACGGATATGGATGGAAAGTTTACTATCTCTGTTCCTGCAGATAAGGCTACTTTGGTTTTTTCTTTCATCGGAATGGAATCTGAAACTATTATTGTTACCAAGCAGACCGATTTAAAAGTTGTTTTGAAGAATAATGATCATCAGATCGGAGAAGTCGTGGTTCAAGGGGCATACGGTACTATTCAGAAAAGATCCGATATGGTAGGGAGTGCATTTCAGGTAGGATCAAAAGAGTTAAAGTATCTTCCGGCCGGACGAGTTGATGATATGTTGGACGGTTTGATTCCGGGTATGCGTATAGAGCCTAATACTGATTCTCCATCGGTCAGAACTCGTAATAATGTCCGTATTCGAGGTGACGGTTCTTTGAATGCGTCGAGCGAACCGATGTGGATTGTCGATGGTGTGCCTGTATATACGGGTACGGCAACGAATATTATAGAAGGAATGAACACGAGTATAAGCCCGCTCTCTTTTTTGAATCCGGACGATATCGAATCTATTACGGTTTTAAAAGATGCTTCTGCTACTGCTATTTACGGTGTTAATGCTTCGAATGGTGTTATTTTGATCACTACTAAAAAGGGCCATTCGGGAAAGACCGTGCTGAATGCTACGGTGCAGTATGGAGTTTCGTTTTTAAATGAATCGACACGTTTTAAAACTACAAACAGCTCACAATACCTTGAGTTGGCTCGGGAAGCTTGGCTGAACGGCGGTGAGAAAAATCTGGATTATTTCCCATATACAGATAATCCTCATGATTCGTATTCGACGACAAATACCAATTGGCATGATCTTCTTTTCGGGAATGGACAGACCTTACAGGTTAACGTCTCTGCAAGCGGAGGAAGTGAACGAATGTCTAACCGTTTGTCTGCATCTTATTATCAAGAGGATCAAATTGAAAAAGGCAATCGTCAGCAGCGTATTACGTTAAGATCGGTTACGAATGTACAGATACACCCTAAGTTTTCTTCTTCTGTTACATTAGGAGTTTCCTATAACCCGAATAATTTGTTTGCCGTATCGAAAAGCTATTATCAATTGTTGCCTATTTTTTCTCCTTATGATATGGACGGAACAACTTATAGGCTGTATGATAATATAATCGACGGAACGACAACAGATAGCTTTGGAAATGTAGTCCCGAATTGGAAAAAGAAGAAACTTTTTAATTCGTTGGCTTATAGGGCTGAGAATTCGGATAAGCAACGTGCGGTACAAGCTGAAGGCAACTTTTCTTTAAAATATGATATTATTCAAGGACTTAACGCTACAGTACAATTCGGTGTAAATTATTTGAATAATCATGGAGCTTCTTATGATGCTCGGACAAATTGGGCGGGAATGGACTCTAATGGAGAGGGAATCGGTTATGCTCGTAGAGAAGAATCGAATGTGCTTACATGGGTCAATGTGTACCGGGTAAATCTCGATCGCCGTTTTGGGAAACATGGAGTAAATTCTGTTGTCGGTATTGAGTTGAAAAATGTTTCTCGAGATTCTCACAGCGCTTCGGGCAGCGGATTTATGAATGATTTTATTCAAGAAGTCGGTTATGCTGAGCAGGATAGCCGATTAGGTTCTAGTAGTTCTGATATTACCCGGAATCTTTCCTACTTTTTTTCGGCAGGATATAATTGGGCTTCTCGTTATTATCTGACAGTTTCGGGTCGAAGAGACGGAAGTTCTGATTTTGGAAAGTTTGCGCGTTGGGCTAATTCGGCATCGATCGGAGCTTCTTGGAATATTCATAACGAACCTTTTTATTCATGGGATTTTATGGATGTATTGAAATTGAAAGGTTCGTATGGAAATATGAATAATTCGCGTTCGAGCGTTTCTGCAAAAGGCGCTTATAATTATAGCGACTCTTATTTTTATGATAACCGATTAGGGGCTGTCATGTCAGAACCGCCTAATCCGGGATTGACGTGGGAAACTACTTACAAGACTAATGTCAGTATTCGTGCACGTTTTTTAGAACGGTTTGATATGGAATTGGAATATTATCGGAATGTGACGGAGAATATGCTGAGTAAGTTGGGGGTATCCCGTGCTGTGGGTAGCACGCGTATTTATCGTAATGCCGGATCGATGCGAAATCAAGGGGTAGAGTTTAATATGAATACGGTCAATATACGGATGAAAGATTTTGAATGGACTACCGATTTTAATATTGCTCATAATAAAAATAAGATATTAGAGCTGTATAGTGACACGGAAGTCGGTCGTATAACTAATGTTTGGAGAAAAGGAGAAGATAAAAATGTTTATTATTTGGTCCGCTGGGCAGGGGTAGATCCTCGTGACGGAAGCCCTCTGTGGTATGATAAGAACGGTAATATAACCCGATCATTTAGTTATGATAATAGAGTCCCGTATAAAACTTCTTCTCCGACTGTTTATGGAGGATTCCATAATACATTCAGATGGAAAGATCTTTTGTTGCGTGTAAATATGACCTATTCTATCGGTGGATATTTGTTGAGTTCATTTATGTCGGGATCATTAGATGACGGACGTAGTGTTCTATCTTACAATCAGCCGATCGAGGCGCTCGATCGTTGGCAAAATCCCGGAGACTTGGCGGTGAATCCGAAATTTGTCAATAATAATCCGAGTAAATCGAGTATGTACTCGACTCGGTATCTGTATAAGGCGACATATTTTGAATTGAAGAATATCGTTTTGACATATAATCTTCCGAAGTCGATTTGTAAAAAGATGAATATGAGCGGATGTACTCTTTCTCTTATTGGAGATAATGTGGCAATATTTACTCCGGATCAGAAAAAAGGGAAAAACAGTTATAAAACTTTAATGAACGGATTCCCGATGACAACGACCTATTCGGTGAGCTTAGGTGTATCTTTCTAA
- a CDS encoding L-threonylcarbamoyladenylate synthase, which produces MDNDIKEACKIMQEGGLILYPTDTIWGIGCDATNELAVKRVYEIKKRIDSKALIVLVDSPAKIDFYTDHVPDIAWDLVEVADKPLTIVYPNARNLAHNLLAEDGSVGIRITKEPFSHKLCERFRKAIVSTSANISGAPSPRNFSEISQEIKDAVDYIVEYRQNEMTHPSPSSVIKLEEGGIVKILRP; this is translated from the coding sequence ATGGATAACGATATAAAAGAGGCATGCAAAATCATGCAAGAGGGCGGACTCATATTATATCCGACCGACACGATATGGGGAATCGGATGTGATGCCACCAATGAACTTGCAGTAAAACGAGTATATGAAATAAAAAAACGAATCGACAGCAAAGCTTTAATCGTTTTAGTAGATAGTCCTGCAAAAATAGATTTTTATACCGATCATGTTCCGGATATAGCATGGGACTTAGTAGAAGTAGCAGATAAGCCTCTCACCATAGTTTATCCCAATGCCCGTAATCTTGCCCATAATTTGTTAGCAGAAGACGGAAGTGTGGGTATCCGCATAACAAAAGAACCTTTCTCACACAAACTTTGCGAAAGATTCAGAAAAGCAATCGTCTCGACATCCGCCAATATCAGTGGAGCACCCTCTCCCCGTAATTTTTCAGAAATTTCTCAAGAAATAAAAGATGCAGTAGATTATATTGTCGAATACCGTCAAAATGAAATGACCCATCCGTCACCATCAAGTGTTATAAAATTGGAAGAGGGAGGGATAGTTAAGATATTACGGCCATAA